Genomic DNA from Methanofollis sp. W23:
GCGGTGCCTCCTCTCAGACACCCTGACCGACAGACTCCTCTCGGTGCTCCACCAGACCATTGAAGAAGAGCAGATAAATGCCGTGGTCAGGAACCTTGTCCGCGCCCTGGAAGATGGGGAACCCTTCTCTCCGGTCTATTCGTGACCGATCTCACGCACGACCATAAAGTCGGAATAAAATAGGGGGTCAAGGTCTTCGGTCTCGATCTCGGTGATGACCGCCCTCGGACATTCATAAAGCATGGCGACGAACTTTTCAAGGATCGCCTGGTCGCCGGTGGCGGTGATCTCGACGGTCCCGTCCCTGCAGTTTGCGACTCTCCCGCCGATCCCGAAACTGGTCGCGATTCTTTTTGTGCATGCCCGGAAACCGACGTGCTGGACTTTGCCTGAGACTTTTATG
This window encodes:
- a CDS encoding acylphosphatase; translated protein: MLIKVSGKVQHVGFRACTKRIATSFGIGGRVANCRDGTVEITATGDQAILEKFVAMLYECPRAVITEIETEDLDPLFYSDFMVVREIGHE